Proteins co-encoded in one Cytophaga hutchinsonii ATCC 33406 genomic window:
- a CDS encoding chaperone modulator CbpM encodes MNIENFIPVHKICTYYQVEVSFLNGLGEIGLIEINTVEEIGYIHMDQIGSIEKMIRMHHDLDVNIEGIDVVFNLLNKIEALQQELKGTRNRLKMYEG; translated from the coding sequence ATGAATATAGAAAACTTTATTCCGGTACACAAAATCTGCACATACTATCAGGTAGAAGTTTCCTTTTTAAATGGATTAGGGGAAATTGGACTGATTGAAATAAATACGGTTGAAGAGATTGGTTATATTCATATGGATCAGATTGGAAGCATTGAAAAAATGATCCGCATGCACCATGATCTGGATGTTAATATTGAAGGAATTGATGTTGTATTTAATTTATTGAATAAAATTGAAGCGTTGCAACAGGAGTTAAAAGGTACAAGAAACAGATTGAAAATGTACGAAGGTTGA
- a CDS encoding DUF1398 domain-containing protein, with the protein MFTLEQIKAAHAKVKSGADFPSYIQELIGLGLKQYTQFVSDGHTIYSGTDNVTIQSEAKYPAFTIAEKADKAKLKQDLGIHQQGGTNYMTFCEQAAAAGVETWIVDMHNMTCIYYDKSGNEMLAENIPA; encoded by the coding sequence ATGTTTACACTTGAACAGATTAAAGCGGCACATGCCAAAGTAAAAAGCGGCGCAGATTTTCCTTCATATATTCAGGAACTTATAGGCTTAGGCCTGAAGCAATATACGCAGTTTGTAAGCGACGGGCATACAATTTATTCCGGAACGGATAATGTTACCATTCAGTCAGAAGCAAAATATCCGGCATTTACTATCGCTGAGAAGGCAGACAAAGCAAAACTAAAACAGGATCTGGGGATACACCAGCAGGGCGGCACGAATTACATGACATTTTGTGAACAGGCAGCAGCTGCAGGTGTTGAAACATGGATTGTTGATATGCACAACATGACCTGTATATATTATGATAAAAGCGGAAATGAGATGCTTGCGGAAAACATCCCTGCATAG
- a CDS encoding M6 family metalloprotease domain-containing protein, whose product MKKLISKMRSVSLTCIIFMFVFSLSVQASYMKDVPVKVKQPDGTELTCLATGNEFHNWLHDAKNFTIIKNPVTGYYVYAILVNGKLAPSAFIAGKTDPASKGILPGVNLSETEVAKKTQELKAQKAIPQSNLRTAAAAPVRPATGIYNNLVIFISFSDQAEISTPLSQITPKFNTLGINSVRDFYKEVSNSQLDVVTSFYPVSSGTYPISYHDSHPRSYYTKDAPDGYNNTSPDLTTREHTLLANAVRAVQNQVPANLLIDGDNDGNIDNIVFVINGYNEGWSDLLWPHRWSLFSETVSINGKRAYDYNVIFTEALGVGVICHELFHSFGAPDLYHYTDYPHDPVGDWDLMASGDWNTPRHMTVHFKQRYAHWVASVPTLTAAGRYSLAPLSRSPYAAYRINLPDTDQFLMLEYRKKEGRYESALSGQEGLIIYRVNPNIEGNANNGPEELYIFRPDGTNSVNGSLYQAAFSQTNSRTRFDDYTNPACFLTDGTPGGLPAFYGITNVSVLGDVISFDYMGGDTGNKLPVVQITNPKSTSTLTAPASFVIVANASDADGSIAKVEFFNGTTLLGTVTSIPYSFYWQNVAAGTYTIIAKATDNGGATATTSVTITVQPGASLEDIIGNACGQNGGTATYSLNASNRTNATGYNWWYTGNKQSLTPVVNQPYNAVMTYGSAFSGGQLCVGVNYSAAPWYKQFCKNLSACPSNINAFRVDETEQTTTVVSPNPSVESFTITLKKPSALITIMDSKGTAVKQLSGAEGTVEFGNDLLTGIYMLSVVYTDNTTENIRVVKIK is encoded by the coding sequence ATGAAAAAACTAATATCTAAAATGAGGAGTGTTTCGCTTACCTGCATTATTTTCATGTTCGTATTCTCCCTCTCTGTGCAGGCATCTTACATGAAGGATGTACCTGTTAAAGTAAAGCAACCTGATGGAACAGAGTTAACGTGTCTGGCAACGGGTAATGAATTTCACAACTGGCTTCACGACGCAAAAAATTTCACTATTATAAAAAATCCTGTTACGGGATATTATGTGTATGCAATTTTAGTGAATGGAAAATTAGCACCGTCAGCATTTATTGCTGGCAAAACCGATCCGGCTTCAAAAGGTATTTTACCGGGTGTCAATCTGAGTGAAACCGAAGTAGCTAAAAAGACACAGGAACTGAAAGCTCAAAAAGCAATTCCTCAGTCAAACCTGAGAACTGCTGCAGCAGCTCCTGTACGCCCGGCTACAGGTATCTATAACAACCTTGTTATATTTATCAGCTTCAGCGATCAGGCAGAAATTTCAACGCCGCTTTCGCAGATTACACCAAAATTTAATACATTAGGAATAAATTCTGTGCGTGATTTTTACAAAGAAGTTTCAAACAGTCAGCTGGATGTGGTAACAAGTTTTTATCCGGTTTCTTCAGGAACATATCCGATCTCGTATCACGATTCTCATCCAAGAAGTTATTATACAAAAGATGCGCCGGATGGGTACAACAATACAAGTCCGGATTTAACAACACGCGAGCATACCTTATTGGCAAATGCAGTAAGAGCTGTGCAAAATCAGGTGCCGGCAAACTTATTGATCGATGGGGATAATGATGGAAACATAGACAATATTGTTTTTGTAATCAATGGATACAATGAAGGCTGGTCAGATCTGTTATGGCCGCACCGTTGGTCATTGTTCTCTGAAACAGTTTCCATTAATGGGAAAAGAGCATACGACTATAATGTTATTTTTACAGAAGCATTAGGCGTTGGTGTGATCTGTCACGAATTGTTCCATTCTTTTGGCGCACCGGATCTATACCATTATACCGATTATCCGCATGATCCGGTGGGTGATTGGGATTTAATGGCAAGCGGCGACTGGAATACACCAAGACATATGACCGTACATTTTAAACAACGTTATGCGCATTGGGTCGCCAGCGTACCAACACTTACTGCAGCAGGAAGATATAGCCTGGCTCCGTTGTCACGTTCTCCTTATGCAGCTTACAGAATCAACCTGCCTGATACAGATCAGTTCTTAATGTTAGAATACAGAAAAAAAGAAGGCCGCTATGAATCCGCACTAAGCGGACAGGAAGGTTTAATCATCTATAGAGTCAATCCGAATATTGAAGGGAATGCAAATAATGGTCCGGAAGAATTATATATCTTCAGACCGGATGGAACAAACAGTGTAAATGGAAGTTTGTATCAGGCAGCCTTTTCTCAAACAAACAGCAGGACACGTTTCGATGATTATACCAATCCGGCATGTTTTCTTACAGACGGAACACCGGGAGGCTTACCTGCTTTTTATGGCATTACAAATGTATCTGTACTGGGTGATGTTATAAGCTTTGATTATATGGGTGGAGATACAGGAAATAAACTTCCTGTTGTTCAAATTACAAATCCTAAAAGCACATCAACACTTACTGCTCCGGCATCGTTTGTAATTGTTGCCAATGCAAGTGACGCAGATGGAAGTATTGCAAAGGTAGAATTTTTCAACGGAACAACATTATTAGGAACAGTTACTTCAATACCATATAGCTTCTACTGGCAAAATGTTGCAGCAGGTACCTATACAATAATTGCTAAAGCTACAGATAATGGAGGTGCAACCGCTACTACATCTGTAACAATAACAGTACAGCCAGGTGCTTCACTGGAAGATATTATCGGAAATGCATGCGGACAGAATGGCGGCACGGCTACATATAGCCTGAATGCCTCTAACCGTACAAATGCTACCGGATATAACTGGTGGTATACAGGAAACAAGCAATCCTTAACACCTGTTGTGAATCAGCCTTATAACGCAGTAATGACATATGGTTCGGCGTTCTCCGGTGGTCAGTTGTGTGTAGGTGTAAACTATAGTGCTGCTCCGTGGTACAAACAATTCTGTAAAAATCTTTCTGCTTGTCCATCAAACATTAATGCGTTCAGAGTAGATGAAACAGAACAAACCACAACAGTAGTTTCGCCAAACCCATCTGTTGAAAGCTTTACAATAACGTTGAAAAAGCCATCGGCGTTGATCACGATAATGGATTCAAAAGGTACGGCTGTAAAACAACTGTCTGGTGCGGAAGGAACGGTTGAATTTGGCAATGATCTGCTTACAGGAATTTATATGCTTTCTGTTGTGTATACAGATAACACAACAGAAAATATTCGCGTGGTGAAAATAAAATAA
- a CDS encoding methylated-DNA--[protein]-cysteine S-methyltransferase, with protein MNEQEQTNYSRIAEAIEYIRAHYKEQPGLDEVAEKVHLSPFHFQRIFTEWAGISPKKFLQYISIQHAKELLNQSQPTLFDIADTVGLSSTSRLHDLFIKIEGMTPGEYKNSGENLSIQYSFSDTPFGKILVASTSSGICQLTFIESEQDGLTRLQSVFSNASYTHAVNEMHENALRIFSMDWSKLKQIKLHLKGTDFQLKVWEALLKIPVGTLTTYGDIASKIYKPSASRAVGTAIGSNPIAFLIPCHRVIQTSGNIGGYMWGPTRKTAIIGWEAAKIEGTK; from the coding sequence ATGAACGAACAGGAACAGACCAATTACAGCCGTATAGCAGAAGCGATTGAATACATCCGGGCGCACTATAAAGAACAGCCGGGTCTTGATGAAGTTGCAGAGAAAGTTCATTTAAGTCCGTTTCATTTTCAACGGATATTTACAGAATGGGCAGGTATAAGTCCGAAAAAATTTTTACAATATATAAGCATTCAGCATGCAAAAGAATTATTAAATCAGTCGCAGCCAACGTTGTTTGATATTGCAGATACTGTTGGTTTGTCTAGTACAAGCAGGCTGCATGACTTGTTCATAAAAATAGAAGGTATGACGCCGGGCGAATATAAAAACAGCGGTGAAAATCTTTCTATTCAGTATAGTTTTTCAGATACACCGTTCGGAAAAATACTGGTAGCTTCTACATCTAGTGGAATCTGTCAGTTAACATTTATTGAAAGTGAACAGGACGGACTTACGCGTCTGCAGTCTGTTTTTTCAAATGCCAGCTATACACATGCTGTAAATGAAATGCATGAAAATGCGCTGCGTATTTTTTCAATGGATTGGTCGAAGCTGAAACAGATAAAACTGCATTTGAAAGGAACAGATTTTCAATTAAAAGTCTGGGAAGCATTATTAAAAATTCCTGTGGGTACATTAACAACCTATGGAGATATTGCTTCAAAAATTTATAAGCCTTCAGCTTCCAGAGCCGTAGGGACAGCAATTGGCAGTAATCCGATCGCGTTTTTAATTCCGTGTCACCGGGTGATACAGACAAGCGGAAATATTGGAGGGTATATGTGGGGGCCAACAAGAAAGACTGCCATAATAGGTTGGGAAGCAGCTAAAATTGAGGGCACGAAATAA
- a CDS encoding alpha-ketoglutarate-dependent dioxygenase AlkB family protein: MDLFNQDPTANLLPFDGIVQYYGPVMKRDTADHYLNTLLQDIEWKNDEAIIYGKHIITKRKVAWYGDRAFSYTYSNTTKQALIWTKELLELKQLVEKLTGDTFNSCLLNLYHTGEEGMAWHSDDEKSLGLNTCIASLSFGAERKFSLKHKTTGDTVIQMLQHGSLLVMKGATQTNWLHCLPKTKKVLLPRVNLTFRTIIK; encoded by the coding sequence ATGGACCTTTTTAATCAAGACCCGACGGCAAATCTCTTGCCCTTTGATGGCATTGTTCAGTATTATGGTCCGGTTATGAAGCGTGATACGGCCGATCACTATTTAAATACATTACTGCAGGATATTGAATGGAAAAATGATGAAGCTATTATTTATGGCAAACATATTATCACCAAACGTAAAGTTGCGTGGTACGGAGATCGTGCTTTTTCTTATACCTATTCAAATACAACCAAACAGGCATTGATATGGACAAAAGAATTGCTTGAACTGAAGCAGTTAGTTGAAAAACTAACCGGCGACACATTTAATTCCTGCTTGTTGAATTTGTATCATACTGGAGAGGAAGGAATGGCCTGGCATAGCGACGATGAAAAATCATTGGGCTTAAATACCTGTATTGCATCGCTAAGTTTTGGTGCTGAACGGAAATTTTCTTTAAAACATAAAACAACCGGCGATACAGTTATTCAAATGTTGCAACACGGAAGTTTGCTGGTAATGAAAGGCGCAACACAAACCAATTGGCTGCATTGCCTGCCTAAAACTAAAAAAGTACTTTTGCCGCGTGTGAATCTTACGTTCCGGACAATTATTAAATAA
- a CDS encoding DnaJ C-terminal domain-containing protein, whose product MDYYKILGIEKNATEADIKKAYRKMARKYHPDLNPNDKVAEQKFKEVNEANEVLSNAENRKKYDAYGENWKQGNAYANADQQRYQRPPNQGGGGNPFDGDFSDFFGSMFGAGGARGGRGGTKFKGADLFAELQLDLKEVFVTHKRELNVNGKNIRITIPAGIKDGQTIKIAGYGGDGLNGGPKGDLQIEISVTNNTKFKIDNNDLHNTVELDLYKALLGGDLIVDTFDGKAKLKVAPETQNGTKVKLKGKGLPVYKKEGVFGDLYITYNISLPTNLTEKEKELFTELSKLRNA is encoded by the coding sequence ATGGATTATTATAAAATTTTGGGCATTGAAAAAAATGCTACAGAAGCCGATATTAAAAAAGCCTATCGGAAGATGGCCCGCAAATACCATCCGGATTTGAATCCCAATGATAAAGTGGCCGAACAAAAATTCAAGGAAGTTAATGAAGCGAATGAAGTATTAAGCAATGCAGAAAACCGGAAAAAGTATGATGCCTATGGCGAGAACTGGAAACAGGGAAATGCCTATGCGAATGCTGATCAGCAGCGTTATCAGCGCCCTCCGAATCAGGGCGGAGGCGGCAATCCGTTTGACGGCGATTTTTCAGACTTCTTCGGATCGATGTTTGGAGCAGGTGGAGCAAGAGGTGGCCGGGGCGGCACAAAATTTAAAGGGGCAGACCTGTTTGCAGAACTACAGTTAGATCTTAAAGAAGTTTTTGTTACCCATAAAAGAGAGCTGAATGTAAACGGTAAAAACATCCGCATTACAATTCCTGCGGGGATTAAGGACGGACAAACAATCAAAATTGCGGGCTACGGTGGTGACGGTTTAAATGGCGGCCCGAAAGGCGATTTACAGATTGAAATATCTGTTACGAATAACACAAAATTTAAAATAGACAACAACGACTTGCATAACACGGTAGAACTGGATTTATATAAGGCACTATTAGGCGGGGACCTGATCGTAGATACGTTTGATGGAAAGGCAAAATTAAAAGTTGCTCCCGAAACACAAAACGGAACCAAAGTAAAACTCAAAGGCAAGGGATTGCCGGTATATAAAAAAGAAGGTGTGTTCGGAGATCTGTACATCACATATAACATTTCCCTTCCAACCAATCTTACTGAAAAAGAAAAAGAATTATTCACGGAACTCTCTAAACTCAGGAACGCATGA